From Amycolatopsis sp. cg9, one genomic window encodes:
- a CDS encoding PH domain-containing protein, with protein sequence MSTEAVVTPPAEGTQDAPWHRLDRRMLLIRPVLDLAKSLPVLLGALLFGHGEPWQWIGLAFTAIAVFTGVSHVLTSRYRITATQVEWHTGLLLRKQRAIPRDRIRTVDVTSEPKHRLFSLAAARIGTGRHSHGKGPGKDELVLDAVTVAEARRLRTLLLHRKAEAGPSQAAAPPEQLVAAVDKKWLRYAPFTLSGLAVVGAVVGTVYHFAHELHFDPIQFSLVQTVVGHFTDTPAWLSLVLAAAGLLVLVSVLSVGGYVLSFWNFRLTREPAGTLHIRRGLITTRSVSIEEERLRGVEIREPLPLRLAGGARCVAIAGGLREGKGADKGGGLLLPPAPLSKAHEVVAEVLGEDPVATPLTRHPRRALYRRISRAVVGVLLLAAALYGLAWLGALPDWPWQAALVLLPFAALVGWDRYRGLGHALTGRYLVTRSGSLDRGTAAVRCDGMTGIVVERSYFQRRAGLVTVIAPVAAGKGRYRVLDVGETDGLALADRAVPGLLTPFLTGERDRG encoded by the coding sequence ATGAGCACCGAAGCCGTCGTGACCCCGCCCGCCGAAGGCACGCAGGACGCGCCCTGGCACCGCCTCGACCGGCGCATGCTGCTCATCCGGCCGGTGCTGGACCTGGCGAAGTCACTGCCGGTGCTGCTGGGCGCGCTGCTGTTCGGCCACGGCGAGCCGTGGCAGTGGATCGGCTTGGCGTTCACCGCGATCGCCGTGTTCACCGGCGTCTCGCACGTGCTGACTTCGCGCTACCGGATCACCGCGACGCAGGTCGAGTGGCACACCGGGCTGCTGCTGCGCAAGCAGCGCGCGATCCCCCGCGACCGGATCCGCACGGTCGACGTCACCTCCGAGCCGAAGCACCGGCTGTTCTCCCTCGCCGCGGCGCGCATCGGCACCGGGCGGCACTCGCACGGGAAGGGACCGGGCAAGGACGAACTCGTCCTCGACGCCGTCACCGTCGCCGAGGCCCGGCGGCTGCGGACGCTGCTGCTGCACCGCAAGGCCGAGGCGGGACCGTCGCAGGCCGCCGCGCCGCCGGAGCAGCTCGTGGCGGCGGTGGACAAGAAGTGGCTGCGGTACGCGCCGTTCACGCTCTCGGGCCTCGCGGTCGTCGGCGCCGTGGTCGGCACCGTCTACCACTTCGCGCACGAACTGCACTTCGACCCGATCCAGTTCTCGCTGGTCCAGACGGTCGTCGGGCACTTCACCGACACGCCGGCGTGGCTGAGCCTGGTGCTGGCCGCCGCCGGGCTGCTGGTGCTCGTGTCGGTGCTGTCGGTCGGCGGGTACGTGCTCTCGTTCTGGAACTTCCGGCTCACCCGCGAGCCCGCCGGCACGCTGCACATCCGGCGCGGGCTGATCACCACGCGGTCGGTGTCGATCGAGGAGGAGCGCCTGCGGGGCGTGGAAATCCGCGAGCCGTTGCCGCTGCGGCTGGCCGGTGGCGCCCGCTGCGTCGCCATCGCCGGCGGCCTGCGCGAAGGCAAGGGCGCGGACAAGGGCGGTGGCCTGCTGCTCCCGCCCGCGCCGCTTTCGAAGGCGCACGAAGTCGTCGCGGAGGTGCTCGGCGAGGACCCGGTCGCGACGCCGTTGACGCGCCACCCGCGCCGGGCGCTGTACCGGCGGATCTCCCGCGCCGTCGTCGGCGTGCTGCTGCTCGCCGCGGCGCTCTACGGCCTCGCGTGGCTGGGCGCGCTGCCGGACTGGCCGTGGCAGGCCGCGCTCGTGCTGCTGCCGTTCGCCGCGCTCGTCGGCTGGGACCGCTACCGCGGCCTCGGGCACGCGCTCACCGGCCGCTACCTGGTGACGCGCTCGGGCTCGCTGGACCGCGGCACGGCGGCGGTCCGCTGCGACGGGATGACCGGGATCGTCGTCGAGCGCTCGTACTTCCAGCGCCGCGCCGGCCTCGTCACGGTGATCGCGCCGGTCGCCGCGGGCAAGGGCCGGTACCGGGTGCTCGACGTCGGGGAGACCGACGGGCTGGCGCTCGCGGACCGGGCCGTCCCGGGACTGCTGACGCCGTTCCTGACCGGTGAGCGGGACCGCGGTTGA
- a CDS encoding proteasome assembly chaperone family protein produces the protein MGLDPDDLYEVDSDVPDLTGAVLMHHFEGFMDAGSAGRLLAEHLLTGEHRVVARFDVDRLIDYRSRRPTMTYAVDHWEDYDAPELVVHLLHDADGTPFLLLSGPEPDHDWERFCRAVRNLVERWGVRLTAGFHGIPMGAPHTRPLGVTAHATRQDLVGEHQPLPNRLQVPGSLAALLEYRLGEWGHDAVGFAAHVPHYLAQSTYPAASLVVLDALSRATGLSLTEGELRTAAELADAEINRQVAESDEVADVVRALERQYDTFVEASEKGSLLAESVEHMPTAEELGSQFERFLAEQNGGDGPER, from the coding sequence GTGGGACTCGATCCCGACGACCTGTACGAGGTGGACTCGGACGTCCCCGACCTGACCGGAGCGGTGCTCATGCACCACTTCGAAGGGTTCATGGACGCCGGCTCGGCGGGCCGTCTGCTGGCGGAGCACCTGCTGACCGGCGAGCACCGGGTGGTCGCCCGCTTCGACGTCGACCGGCTCATCGACTACCGCTCGCGGCGGCCGACGATGACCTACGCGGTCGACCACTGGGAGGACTACGACGCGCCCGAACTGGTCGTGCACCTGCTGCACGACGCCGACGGCACGCCGTTCCTGCTGCTGTCCGGCCCCGAGCCGGACCACGACTGGGAGCGGTTCTGCCGCGCGGTCCGGAACCTGGTCGAGCGCTGGGGCGTCCGGCTCACCGCGGGCTTCCACGGCATCCCGATGGGCGCGCCGCACACCCGCCCGCTCGGCGTCACCGCGCACGCCACCCGCCAGGACCTGGTCGGCGAGCACCAGCCGCTGCCGAACCGGCTGCAGGTCCCCGGCAGCCTCGCCGCGCTGCTGGAGTACCGGCTCGGCGAGTGGGGCCACGACGCCGTCGGCTTCGCCGCGCACGTGCCGCACTACCTGGCGCAGTCGACGTACCCCGCCGCTTCTCTGGTCGTGCTCGACGCGCTGAGCCGCGCGACCGGGCTGAGCCTGACCGAGGGCGAGCTGCGCACGGCCGCCGAGCTGGCCGACGCCGAGATCAACCGCCAGGTCGCCGAGTCCGACGAGGTCGCCGACGTCGTCCGCGCGCTGGAGCGGCAGTACGACACGTTCGTCGAGGCTTCGGAGAAGGGGTCCCTGCTCGCGGAGTCCGTCGAGCACATGCCGACCGCGGAGGAGCTCGGCTCGCAGTTCGAGCGCTTCCTGGCCGAGCAGAACGGCGGCGACGGCCCCGAGCGCTGA
- a CDS encoding class I SAM-dependent methyltransferase, whose protein sequence is MARYDEIGVGYALGRRTDPRWLAPVVAALGAARSVLDVGSGTGSYEPPDRRVVAVEPSAEMIRQRRAGAAPVVRAVAEALPFAAGTFDAALAVLTVHHWPDWRRGLEELRRVAPRQVVLAYDTALHNDFWLVREYVPEVAELERSRPSAADIADFLGTSSVLPLPVPWDFTDGVFPAHWRRPEAYLDPAVRRACSALAQTSPEAVERGMDRLRADLESGRWHAEHAELLARPEWDAGFRLIVAASQPASRPLRPSGGNRPHPGPPAAAR, encoded by the coding sequence ATGGCACGCTACGACGAGATCGGGGTCGGTTACGCGCTGGGGCGGCGCACCGACCCGCGGTGGCTCGCGCCGGTGGTCGCCGCGCTGGGTGCGGCGCGGTCCGTGCTGGACGTCGGGTCCGGGACGGGGTCGTACGAGCCGCCGGACCGCCGGGTGGTCGCCGTCGAGCCGTCGGCGGAGATGATCCGGCAGCGCCGGGCCGGTGCCGCGCCGGTCGTGCGGGCGGTCGCGGAGGCGCTGCCGTTCGCGGCCGGGACGTTCGACGCCGCGCTGGCGGTGCTGACCGTGCACCACTGGCCGGACTGGCGCCGGGGGCTCGAGGAGCTGCGCCGGGTCGCGCCCCGGCAGGTCGTGCTGGCCTACGACACCGCGCTGCACAACGACTTCTGGCTCGTGCGGGAGTACGTGCCGGAGGTGGCGGAACTCGAGCGGTCGCGCCCTTCGGCGGCGGACATCGCGGACTTCCTCGGCACGTCGTCGGTGCTCCCGCTGCCCGTGCCGTGGGACTTCACCGACGGGGTGTTCCCGGCGCACTGGCGGCGGCCGGAGGCCTACCTGGACCCGGCCGTGCGGCGGGCCTGCTCGGCGCTCGCGCAGACGTCGCCGGAAGCCGTCGAGCGGGGGATGGACCGGCTGCGGGCCGACCTCGAGTCCGGCCGGTGGCACGCGGAGCACGCCGAACTGCTGGCCCGCCCGGAGTGGGACGCGGGCTTCCGGCTCATCGTGGCGGCCAGTCAGCCAGCTTCCCGGCCGCTTCGGCCGTCCGGCGGAAACCGTCCTCACCCAGGACCGCCCGCAGCTGCGCGTTGA
- a CDS encoding aspartate aminotransferase family protein — protein sequence MSAQHALWHPFADMGAVDGDRMVITRGEGSYVWDDAGRRYFDATASLWYANFGHGRPEITDAVAKQLRTLDSYNLFGYNANEPAIELADRVAALAPEPGSKVFFGSGGGDVIDTAVKLARAYFAHTGRPEKVHVIGRAQGYHGTHGFGTAVGGIPANAAGFGPQPPDFSHVPFDSAAALEAEIERVGASRVAAFFCEPVIGAGGVLLPPEGYIEEVAAICRRHDVLFVADCVIAAWGRLGTWFGIDRWAVRPDMITTAKGITGGTIPLGALIVAPRVAEPFFTGAPGAPIFRHGATYAGHPVACAAGLATLDIYERDGLIPRGRELEKPLADAVSSVGGHPLVAEVRAGLGFLAAVELTAEVMDADPGAPVKLQRACRDEGVIVRNLGRGVAVSPPLIAAEPELDLLATALPKALDRLAAQH from the coding sequence ATGTCAGCACAGCACGCCCTGTGGCACCCGTTCGCCGACATGGGCGCGGTCGACGGCGACCGGATGGTCATCACGCGCGGCGAAGGCTCGTACGTCTGGGACGACGCCGGTCGGCGGTACTTCGACGCGACCGCGTCGCTCTGGTACGCGAACTTCGGGCACGGGCGCCCGGAAATCACCGACGCCGTCGCGAAGCAGCTGCGGACGCTCGACTCGTACAACCTGTTCGGCTACAACGCCAACGAGCCGGCGATCGAGCTGGCGGACCGCGTCGCCGCGCTGGCGCCCGAACCCGGCTCGAAGGTGTTCTTCGGCTCGGGCGGTGGTGACGTCATCGACACCGCCGTCAAGCTGGCGCGGGCGTACTTCGCGCACACCGGGCGGCCGGAGAAGGTGCACGTGATCGGCCGGGCGCAGGGGTACCACGGCACGCACGGCTTCGGCACCGCGGTCGGCGGCATCCCGGCCAACGCGGCCGGCTTCGGTCCGCAGCCGCCGGACTTCTCGCACGTCCCGTTCGACAGCGCGGCGGCGCTGGAGGCGGAGATCGAGCGCGTGGGCGCGTCGCGGGTGGCGGCGTTCTTCTGCGAGCCGGTGATCGGCGCGGGCGGCGTGCTGCTGCCGCCGGAGGGGTACATCGAGGAGGTCGCGGCGATCTGCCGCCGCCACGACGTGCTGTTCGTCGCGGACTGCGTGATCGCGGCGTGGGGCCGGCTCGGCACGTGGTTCGGCATCGACCGCTGGGCCGTTCGGCCCGACATGATCACGACGGCGAAGGGCATCACCGGCGGCACGATCCCGCTGGGCGCGCTGATCGTGGCCCCGCGGGTGGCGGAACCGTTCTTCACCGGCGCGCCGGGCGCCCCGATCTTCCGCCACGGCGCGACGTACGCGGGCCACCCGGTGGCGTGCGCGGCCGGCCTGGCGACCCTGGACATCTACGAGCGCGACGGCCTGATCCCCCGCGGCCGCGAGTTGGAGAAGCCGTTGGCCGACGCGGTTTCGAGCGTCGGCGGGCACCCGCTGGTGGCGGAAGTCCGCGCGGGACTCGGGTTCCTGGCCGCCGTCGAGCTGACGGCGGAGGTCATGGACGCCGACCCGGGCGCCCCGGTGAAGCTGCAGCGCGCGTGCCGGGACGAGGGCGTGATCGTGCGGAACCTCGGGCGCGGGGTCGCGGTGTCACCGCCGTTGATCGCGGCGGAGCCGGAGCTGGACCTGCTGGCAACGGCGCTGCCGAAGGCTTTGGACCGCTTGGCCGCCCAGCACTGA
- a CDS encoding GNAT family N-acetyltransferase: MIRLARPDDLPALIDIEREAGSLFRDVGMTAIADDDPGSVAELAVYQAGGRAWVSVDERDRPVAYLVAEVIDGCAHIEQVSVHPGHARRGLGRALIDALAEWALARDLPALTLTTFAAVPWNAPYYERLGFRVLPDGEIGVGLRAIRGAEAARGLDAWPRVALIRPL; this comes from the coding sequence GTGATCCGGCTCGCGCGCCCCGACGACCTGCCCGCGTTGATCGACATCGAACGCGAGGCCGGCAGCCTCTTCCGCGACGTCGGCATGACCGCGATCGCCGACGACGACCCCGGCTCGGTCGCGGAGCTGGCGGTGTACCAGGCCGGCGGCCGCGCGTGGGTGAGCGTCGACGAGCGCGACCGGCCGGTCGCCTACCTCGTCGCGGAGGTCATCGACGGGTGCGCGCACATCGAGCAGGTCTCGGTCCACCCCGGCCACGCCCGGCGCGGACTGGGCCGCGCGCTGATCGACGCGCTCGCGGAGTGGGCCCTCGCCCGCGATCTTCCGGCGCTGACGCTCACGACGTTCGCCGCCGTGCCGTGGAACGCGCCCTACTACGAGCGGCTCGGGTTCCGGGTCCTCCCGGACGGTGAAATCGGCGTCGGGCTGCGCGCGATCCGCGGCGCCGAAGCGGCTCGTGGCCTGGACGCCTGGCCGCGCGTCGCCCTGATCCGACCGCTCTGA
- a CDS encoding CaiB/BaiF CoA transferase family protein: MPEGFRPLDGIKVVDLSRILAGPYCTQYLGEMGADVVKVEPPGHGDDTRGWGPPFVGDEAVYYLAANRNKRGIVLDLKSDRGREALRRLVADADVLVENFRPGTLEKWGIGYSALAESNPRLIHVSITGFGQTGPYRDRAGYDLVAQALGGVMSLTGEPDGAPAKVGLPVADLNAGTWAIIAVLMALQARHTTGRGQYLDVSLLDSQLAWHVYAAGAHFYDAPRPRRMGSAHPSIVPYQAYHAADGWLIIAVGSEKLWHAFCGVLALDIAADPRFSSNARRAAHRDELNAILVPVLVTRTAAEWLKSFDAAGIPAAPINEIDDVYADPWTAARDQVVRLPHPTVGTYVGTGFPVKASDTPARATSAPPTLGQHTAEVLAELGYPPEEIAEFLD, from the coding sequence ATGCCCGAAGGATTCCGCCCGCTCGACGGGATCAAGGTCGTCGACCTGTCCCGCATCCTCGCCGGCCCGTACTGCACCCAGTACCTCGGGGAGATGGGTGCGGACGTGGTGAAGGTCGAGCCCCCGGGCCACGGCGACGACACCCGTGGCTGGGGTCCGCCCTTCGTCGGCGACGAAGCCGTCTACTACCTGGCGGCGAACCGGAACAAGCGCGGGATCGTCCTCGACCTCAAGAGCGACCGCGGCCGCGAGGCCCTGCGCCGGCTGGTCGCGGACGCCGACGTGCTCGTCGAGAACTTCCGCCCGGGCACGCTGGAGAAGTGGGGGATCGGCTACTCGGCGCTGGCCGAATCGAACCCGAGGCTGATCCACGTGTCGATCACGGGTTTCGGGCAGACCGGGCCGTACCGCGACCGCGCGGGCTACGACCTGGTCGCGCAGGCCCTCGGCGGCGTCATGTCCCTGACCGGGGAGCCCGACGGTGCGCCGGCGAAGGTCGGGCTGCCGGTGGCGGACCTGAACGCGGGGACGTGGGCGATCATCGCCGTCCTGATGGCGCTGCAGGCGCGGCACACGACCGGCCGCGGGCAGTACCTCGACGTGTCCCTTTTGGACAGTCAGCTCGCTTGGCACGTGTACGCGGCGGGCGCGCACTTCTACGACGCGCCCCGCCCGCGCCGGATGGGCTCGGCGCACCCGAGCATCGTCCCGTACCAGGCGTACCACGCGGCCGACGGCTGGCTGATCATCGCGGTGGGCAGCGAGAAGCTGTGGCACGCGTTCTGCGGGGTGCTGGCACTGGACATCGCGGCGGACCCGCGGTTTTCGTCGAACGCCCGGCGGGCCGCGCACCGCGACGAGCTGAACGCGATCTTGGTGCCGGTGCTGGTGACGCGCACGGCCGCGGAGTGGCTGAAGTCCTTCGACGCGGCGGGCATCCCGGCGGCCCCGATCAACGAGATCGACGACGTCTACGCGGACCCGTGGACGGCGGCGCGCGACCAAGTGGTGCGGCTGCCGCACCCGACGGTGGGGACGTACGTGGGGACGGGGTTTCCGGTGAAGGCGTCCGACACCCCGGCGCGGGCCACTTCCGCGCCGCCGACGCTGGGGCAGCACACGGCGGAGGTGCTCGCGGAGCTGGGGTACCCGCCGGAGGAGATCGCCGAGTTCCTGGACTGA
- a CDS encoding IclR family transcriptional regulator, giving the protein MTPAVSAVDGPATSAPRRTPGASSSRKVLQLLLAFSERRWEASVAELAATIGTPVATTYRYVALLKELQLLEEGRAGHYHLTSQVMPLARAAQLANDLVRLARPSMEEAARELGETVMLFQQFGDAAVCADRVECDRAMRFTFEPGHSMPLGLGASGKMLLALLPEMERDRRLPSIVEQRGTAVRDELKHALENRYSVSSGEIDEGVWACSVPVHTPGRRPTVLSMAGPAARITEEARHTAITALQEYAIRIQRTISSYSL; this is encoded by the coding sequence ATGACGCCTGCCGTCAGTGCCGTCGACGGTCCCGCCACCTCCGCACCGCGCCGCACCCCCGGTGCCAGCAGTTCCCGCAAGGTCCTGCAACTGCTGCTCGCCTTTTCCGAAAGACGCTGGGAGGCCAGCGTCGCCGAGCTCGCCGCGACGATCGGCACCCCGGTCGCGACGACCTACCGCTACGTGGCGCTGCTCAAGGAGCTGCAGCTGCTCGAAGAAGGCCGGGCCGGGCACTACCACCTGACCAGCCAGGTGATGCCGCTGGCGCGGGCCGCGCAGCTGGCGAACGACCTCGTCCGGCTGGCGCGGCCGTCGATGGAAGAGGCCGCGCGGGAGCTGGGCGAAACGGTGATGCTGTTCCAGCAGTTCGGCGACGCCGCCGTGTGCGCGGACCGCGTCGAGTGCGACCGCGCCATGCGGTTCACGTTCGAGCCGGGGCATTCGATGCCGCTCGGGCTCGGGGCGTCCGGCAAGATGCTGCTCGCCCTGCTGCCCGAGATGGAACGCGACCGGCGGCTGCCCTCGATCGTCGAGCAGCGCGGCACCGCTGTCCGCGACGAGCTGAAGCACGCGCTGGAGAACCGGTATTCGGTCAGCTCGGGGGAAATCGACGAAGGCGTCTGGGCCTGTTCGGTGCCGGTGCACACGCCCGGGCGGCGCCCCACGGTGCTCAGCATGGCCGGCCCGGCCGCGCGGATCACCGAGGAGGCCCGGCACACCGCGATCACCGCCCTGCAGGAGTACGCGATCCGGATCCAGCGGACGATCTCGTCTTATTCGCTGTGA
- a CDS encoding NPCBM/NEW2 domain-containing protein, with protein MAAAIAACTSVVTVAQATPAAAEPQYFAAQRVGERPPMGWNSWNKFGCEIDENLIRGAADALVSTGMKDAGYQYVNIDDCWAEQNRTADGRLEPNHERFPHGIKALADYVHEKGLKLGIYTSAGTLTCQKTMPGALDHEEADAQSFADWGVDYLKYDNCNNQGRPAVERYTKMGDAIKKTGRPMIYALCEWGENDPWTWGRDAGAQLWRTTGDISDNWGSLTGILDQQAGLEKYSGPGGWNDPDMLEVGNGGMTDTEYRAHFALWALLNAPLLAGNDLPAMTPATRAILENKDVIALDQDWAGVQGHKIRDDGDTEVWAKPMSDGSAAVVLFNRGSASTAMSTTAKELGLTGRGFRVRDLWTGTETETAGTVRAAVPAHGSATFRVRPEKKPSAAPLTTLALPNPEYVPADRPLTTTLKVTNDGSTPIAQLRASIATPAGWRLRGPGAFTVPVVAPGKTWQQSVTFEPVAPTGERVTLAAKASYLTLYGQRSLTSEGSSPLVTRPATGTTALSKAAWMSSDNGWGPVERGTSNGESEAGDGHRITIAGVGYDDGIGAHAPSSVRVYVGAACTSVRALVGLDDENSGGSAGFRILGDGKELAATGVLHPGDAARPLEAPLAGVQVLELAVTDGGDGNTNDHADWADAAITC; from the coding sequence ATGGCGGCCGCGATAGCCGCCTGCACCTCGGTGGTCACGGTCGCCCAAGCCACCCCCGCGGCCGCCGAACCCCAGTACTTCGCCGCCCAGCGCGTCGGCGAACGCCCGCCGATGGGCTGGAACAGCTGGAACAAGTTCGGCTGCGAGATCGACGAAAACCTCATCCGCGGCGCCGCCGACGCGCTCGTGTCGACCGGCATGAAGGACGCGGGCTACCAGTACGTCAACATCGACGACTGCTGGGCCGAACAGAACCGCACGGCCGACGGCAGGCTCGAGCCGAACCACGAGCGCTTCCCGCACGGCATCAAGGCACTCGCCGACTACGTCCACGAAAAGGGCCTCAAGCTCGGCATCTACACCAGCGCGGGCACCCTGACCTGCCAGAAGACCATGCCCGGCGCCCTCGACCACGAGGAGGCCGACGCGCAGTCGTTCGCCGATTGGGGCGTCGACTACCTCAAGTACGACAACTGCAACAACCAGGGCCGCCCGGCGGTCGAGCGCTACACGAAGATGGGCGACGCGATCAAGAAGACCGGCCGCCCGATGATCTACGCGCTGTGCGAGTGGGGCGAGAACGACCCCTGGACCTGGGGCCGCGACGCCGGCGCGCAGCTGTGGCGGACCACCGGCGACATCAGCGACAACTGGGGCAGCCTGACCGGCATCCTCGACCAGCAGGCCGGCCTCGAGAAGTACAGCGGGCCCGGTGGCTGGAACGACCCGGACATGCTCGAAGTCGGCAACGGCGGCATGACCGACACCGAGTACCGCGCGCACTTCGCGTTGTGGGCGCTGCTGAACGCACCGCTGCTGGCCGGCAACGACCTGCCCGCGATGACCCCGGCCACCCGGGCGATCCTGGAGAACAAGGACGTCATCGCGCTCGATCAGGACTGGGCGGGCGTGCAGGGCCACAAGATCCGCGACGACGGCGACACCGAGGTCTGGGCGAAGCCGATGTCCGACGGCTCGGCCGCGGTCGTGCTGTTCAACCGCGGCTCCGCGAGCACCGCGATGAGCACGACGGCGAAGGAGCTCGGCCTGACCGGGCGCGGCTTCCGCGTCCGCGACCTCTGGACCGGCACCGAAACCGAGACCGCGGGCACCGTCCGCGCCGCCGTTCCGGCCCACGGGTCGGCCACGTTCCGCGTCCGGCCGGAGAAGAAGCCGTCCGCCGCGCCGCTGACGACGCTCGCCCTGCCGAACCCGGAGTACGTGCCCGCCGACCGGCCGCTGACCACCACGCTGAAGGTCACCAACGACGGCAGCACGCCGATCGCGCAGCTGCGCGCGAGCATCGCGACCCCCGCGGGCTGGCGGCTGCGCGGTCCCGGCGCGTTCACCGTGCCGGTCGTGGCGCCCGGCAAGACGTGGCAGCAGAGCGTCACGTTCGAGCCGGTCGCGCCCACGGGTGAGCGCGTCACGCTCGCCGCGAAGGCGAGCTACCTTACGCTGTACGGCCAGCGCAGCCTTACGTCCGAAGGCAGCTCACCGCTGGTCACCCGCCCGGCCACGGGGACGACGGCGTTGTCGAAGGCCGCGTGGATGTCGTCGGACAACGGCTGGGGCCCGGTCGAGCGCGGGACCAGCAACGGCGAGAGCGAAGCGGGTGACGGGCACCGGATCACGATCGCCGGCGTGGGCTACGACGACGGGATCGGTGCACACGCCCCGTCGAGCGTGCGCGTCTACGTCGGCGCGGCCTGCACGTCGGTTCGCGCGCTCGTCGGCCTGGACGACGAGAACTCGGGCGGCAGCGCGGGGTTCCGCATCCTCGGTGACGGCAAGGAGCTCGCCGCCACCGGCGTCCTGCACCCCGGCGACGCGGCGCGGCCGCTCGAAGCTCCGCTGGCCGGCGTCCAGGTGCTGGAGCTGGCCGTGACCGACGGCGGCGACGGCAACACCAACGACCACGCCGACTGGGCGGACGCCGCGATCACCTGCTGA
- a CDS encoding VOC family protein gives MAHDFQVVVDSADPHVQADWWAETLGWSVEPTDEGFIREMIAKGYAKEEETRTYRGSLVWKTGAAIRHPDSPPDGPPRRILFQEVPEGKTVKNRVHIDVWVGADNVEATLEKLTSRGATYLHRGRQGPHSWVTVADPEGNEFCIS, from the coding sequence ATGGCGCATGACTTCCAGGTAGTGGTGGATTCGGCCGACCCGCACGTGCAGGCCGACTGGTGGGCCGAGACGCTCGGCTGGTCCGTGGAACCGACGGACGAAGGCTTCATCCGCGAGATGATCGCGAAGGGGTACGCGAAGGAGGAGGAAACCCGGACTTACCGCGGCTCCCTGGTCTGGAAGACGGGGGCGGCGATCCGGCATCCGGATTCGCCACCCGACGGGCCGCCACGGCGGATCCTGTTCCAGGAGGTCCCGGAGGGGAAGACGGTCAAGAACCGGGTCCACATCGACGTCTGGGTGGGGGCGGACAACGTCGAGGCGACGCTGGAGAAGCTGACGTCCCGCGGGGCGACGTACCTGCACCGGGGGCGGCAGGGGCCGCACAGCTGGGTGACCGTGGCGGATCCGGAGGGGAACGAGTTCTGCATTTCGTGA
- a CDS encoding family 16 glycoside hydrolase yields the protein MFRKFFGVLAAGIVAASAFAPTAAAAENPYGDPNLVSMFDGADLTAWTSSKPGLWSAKNGVIHGNGTARGWLYYNKQQVGTFRWIFNVRQVKGDHKPTVLIWGTTDPIRDALSAIQFQPPNGGHWDYRPGHNNGGGTLFRQLPHPTIDIGKWAQCELIGDAATGVARMACCPLTGTAVTCKGVEVLRFTDETAGRVGPLALQVHNSGIQDEYRGLYVESPVVTKPGEFLTR from the coding sequence ATGTTCCGGAAGTTCTTCGGTGTGCTCGCCGCGGGGATCGTCGCGGCGTCGGCGTTCGCACCCACCGCGGCGGCCGCGGAAAACCCGTACGGCGACCCGAATCTGGTCTCGATGTTCGACGGCGCCGATTTGACCGCTTGGACGTCGTCCAAGCCCGGTCTGTGGTCGGCGAAAAACGGCGTCATCCACGGAAACGGCACCGCGCGCGGCTGGTTGTACTACAACAAACAGCAGGTCGGCACGTTTCGGTGGATATTCAATGTGCGGCAGGTCAAGGGCGACCACAAACCGACCGTGCTCATCTGGGGCACCACCGACCCGATCCGCGACGCGCTGAGCGCCATCCAGTTCCAGCCGCCGAACGGCGGGCACTGGGACTACCGGCCCGGCCACAACAACGGCGGCGGGACCCTGTTCCGGCAGCTGCCGCACCCCACGATCGACATCGGGAAGTGGGCCCAGTGCGAGCTGATCGGGGACGCGGCCACCGGCGTCGCGCGGATGGCGTGCTGCCCGCTCACCGGAACGGCCGTCACCTGCAAGGGCGTCGAAGTCCTGCGGTTCACCGACGAGACCGCCGGCCGGGTCGGCCCGCTCGCGCTGCAGGTGCACAACTCCGGGATCCAGGACGAGTACCGCGGTCTCTACGTCGAGTCACCTGTCGTGACGAAACCGGGCGAGTTCCTCACCCGCTGA
- a CDS encoding PH domain-containing protein: protein MSEHTTNTALRLRPPAHRVSRRAIGYWTVTAAIFWVLLIGLQTVIVVTSDDPPSFLSVTLVVSCVLAPLHLVVMPQWRYRVHRWEVTGEAVYTQAGWLKQEWRIAPVSRIQTVDIERDPFEQLFGLAKITVTTASAAGPLRIAGLAHGRALELADELTKTTQAVRGDAT from the coding sequence GTGAGCGAACACACCACGAACACGGCGTTGCGGCTGCGCCCGCCGGCGCACCGGGTCAGCCGCCGGGCCATCGGCTACTGGACGGTGACCGCCGCGATCTTCTGGGTCCTGCTGATCGGGCTGCAGACCGTCATCGTGGTGACCAGCGACGACCCGCCGTCGTTCCTGAGCGTGACGCTGGTGGTCTCGTGCGTGCTCGCCCCGCTGCACCTGGTCGTGATGCCGCAGTGGCGCTACCGCGTGCACCGCTGGGAGGTCACCGGCGAAGCCGTCTACACGCAGGCGGGGTGGCTGAAGCAGGAGTGGCGGATCGCGCCGGTCTCGCGGATCCAGACCGTCGACATCGAGCGCGACCCGTTCGAGCAGCTGTTCGGGCTGGCGAAGATCACCGTGACGACGGCGTCCGCGGCGGGACCGCTGCGCATCGCGGGCCTGGCGCACGGCCGCGCGCTGGAGCTGGCCGACGAGCTGACGAAGACGACCCAGGCCGTGCGCGGGGACGCGACATGA